In the Maridesulfovibrio bastinii DSM 16055 genome, one interval contains:
- a CDS encoding aconitate hydratase translates to MGQNITEKIISKHLVSGTMEPGTEIALRIDQTLTQDATGTMAYLQFEAMDIPKVQTELSVSYVDHNTIQMGFRNPDDHQYLRTLAAQKGIIFSPVGTGICHQLHLENFARPGKTLIGSDSHTPTAGGIGSLAMGAGGLSVALAMAGQPYSIPMPKVVKVELTGKLQGWASAKDIILKLLGMLTVKGGVGKVFEYAGPGVETLTVPERAVITNMGAELGATTSIFPGDEQVRKFLKIMGREEDFSELIADSDATYDEVISINLDELEPLVAQPHMPDRVVTVKSLAGLKVNQCAIGSCTNSSYADLKTTIQILKGNQLPAGVDLLISPGSKQVLKMLAAERLIEPLMDSGARLLECTCGPCIGMGGSPTSAGVSVRTFNRNFEGRSGTQDAKIYLASPQTAANLALAGEFTDPATWGTPPEKIDFPAEIPPIRHLFIYPPEDGSSVEIVRGPNIVPLEKFAELPETITSTVRLKVGDNITTDHILPAGPQITALRSNIPAISEYIFSRVDENFVSRMKAAESGIILGGENYGQGSSREHAALGPRHLGVVAVITKSLARIHRANLVNFGILPLVLVDKSDYERLAEGSELTIDTSTITPGGTSEISVAGGESFKVSNDLSKNELEIIRAGGLLNYAGK, encoded by the coding sequence ATGGGTCAGAATATTACTGAAAAGATTATTTCCAAGCACCTTGTATCCGGAACAATGGAACCGGGAACTGAAATCGCACTGCGAATTGATCAGACCCTGACTCAGGATGCGACAGGAACAATGGCATATCTTCAGTTTGAAGCTATGGATATTCCAAAAGTCCAGACAGAGCTTTCTGTAAGTTACGTTGACCATAATACAATTCAGATGGGTTTCCGCAACCCTGATGACCATCAGTATCTTAGGACCCTTGCCGCCCAGAAAGGAATCATATTCTCTCCTGTAGGCACAGGCATCTGTCACCAGCTGCATCTTGAGAACTTTGCCAGACCCGGTAAAACTCTGATCGGCTCAGACAGCCATACTCCTACTGCCGGTGGTATAGGATCTCTGGCAATGGGTGCCGGCGGACTTTCCGTTGCTCTGGCAATGGCTGGCCAGCCCTACTCCATTCCCATGCCCAAAGTTGTAAAAGTTGAACTGACTGGAAAACTTCAGGGATGGGCTTCAGCTAAAGATATCATCCTCAAACTTCTCGGCATGCTGACCGTTAAAGGCGGAGTCGGTAAAGTTTTTGAATATGCCGGTCCTGGAGTTGAGACTCTGACCGTACCTGAACGTGCAGTAATCACCAACATGGGTGCTGAGCTCGGTGCAACAACTTCCATTTTCCCCGGTGACGAGCAGGTCCGTAAATTCCTCAAGATCATGGGGCGCGAAGAAGATTTCAGTGAACTGATTGCTGACAGTGACGCAACTTATGATGAAGTTATTTCAATCAACCTTGATGAGCTGGAACCACTTGTTGCACAGCCGCACATGCCAGACAGAGTTGTTACCGTTAAATCTCTGGCCGGACTCAAAGTCAACCAGTGTGCAATCGGATCATGCACCAACTCTTCTTACGCTGACCTCAAAACAACTATCCAGATACTGAAAGGTAACCAGCTCCCCGCCGGAGTTGACCTTCTCATCTCCCCCGGTTCAAAGCAGGTGCTGAAAATGCTCGCAGCCGAAAGGCTTATTGAGCCTCTTATGGATTCCGGAGCCAGACTTCTGGAATGTACCTGCGGACCTTGTATCGGTATGGGCGGTTCACCGACCTCTGCCGGTGTAAGTGTCAGAACCTTCAACCGCAACTTTGAAGGCAGAAGCGGAACTCAGGACGCCAAGATTTATCTTGCCAGCCCTCAGACCGCAGCAAACCTTGCCCTTGCCGGTGAATTCACTGACCCTGCAACATGGGGCACTCCTCCTGAAAAAATTGATTTCCCTGCTGAAATTCCTCCCATCAGGCATCTTTTCATTTACCCGCCTGAAGATGGTTCCTCAGTAGAGATCGTCCGCGGCCCGAACATTGTTCCTCTTGAAAAGTTCGCTGAACTTCCAGAGACAATAACTTCTACTGTAAGGCTGAAAGTCGGCGACAATATCACAACCGACCATATTCTGCCTGCCGGACCACAGATTACAGCTCTGCGTTCCAATATTCCGGCTATCAGTGAATACATATTCAGCCGCGTGGATGAAAACTTTGTCAGCAGAATGAAAGCTGCTGAATCAGGTATAATCCTCGGCGGAGAAAACTACGGACAGGGATCAAGCCGTGAGCACGCAGCACTCGGCCCCCGTCATTTAGGTGTCGTTGCGGTCATAACCAAGTCACTTGCCCGTATCCACAGGGCAAACCTTGTCAATTTCGGAATTCTCCCCCTTGTCCTTGTTGACAAGAGCGATTACGAAAGACTTGCTGAAGGCAGTGAACTTACTATTGATACCTCTACTATTACTCCTGGCGGAACATCCGAGATTTCGGTTGCAGGTGGAGAATCATTCAAAGTAAGTAACGACCTTTCTAAAAATGAACTGGAAATAATCCGTGCCGGTGGACTTCTTAACTATGCCGGCAAATAA
- a CDS encoding chorismate mutase, translating to MPYNKNNDRSGSRPPRRMSLLQEIQEIDSKLLSMLSRRNLLMGKAASKRRQKGLPLADPEMERRLFEKWNELSTSHSFESKSSRRIFEQVNNLAYAAVASPESRKSNAYILSPPRKTVKVDVDGPRSILQTKFYTALAAASGAEASINNIFINDTLVQLIKAFNQGGAKLSWQDETIESKAEGSLDFEEKLIFAGESPLNLYLVTAFGLSVTGKFKIAGSAEMKFFDTRPMNNLVAGLGARINTLDLHSYGLPARLECGGRMASTLTIDDNTDPLFAAALTLAAWTYPQGLTLKFDSEWKGKSQLSSAVEVLNTCGVNATLTDSEVKVPHCDSINFPTSPEIGLDPEICSAILAIPAFCEGEVRLNGVWPSNTEAQSILDTLKTSGLNITVDNNAITATAGELAEDLYFDCLGKSELFPIELALAVNSGKETTISAPEDKTIFEHGINLLEHMGIKYLNTENGLAIRPGRLIWDSPWTAPSPFFGMALGLLAWIRPGIAIDNPGEISSHWPRFWNLYNSLPEVTSLIPPKREKQDDPKSNRKRVRID from the coding sequence ATGCCCTACAACAAAAACAACGACCGTTCCGGATCAAGGCCTCCTAGAAGGATGTCCCTTCTTCAGGAAATTCAGGAAATAGATTCCAAACTGCTTTCCATGCTTTCCCGCAGAAATCTGCTGATGGGTAAAGCCGCTTCAAAACGCAGACAGAAGGGCCTGCCACTGGCCGACCCGGAAATGGAACGTCGCCTTTTTGAAAAGTGGAATGAACTAAGCACAAGCCACAGCTTTGAAAGCAAATCATCCCGTAGAATTTTTGAACAAGTCAACAATCTGGCATACGCAGCGGTCGCCTCACCTGAAAGCCGCAAAAGCAACGCTTACATCCTTTCCCCGCCTCGTAAAACAGTGAAAGTTGATGTCGACGGTCCCCGTTCGATTTTACAGACTAAATTTTATACGGCTCTTGCCGCAGCTTCAGGAGCCGAAGCTTCCATCAATAATATTTTTATTAATGACACTCTTGTCCAGCTCATCAAAGCCTTCAATCAGGGCGGAGCTAAGCTTTCATGGCAGGATGAAACCATTGAGTCCAAAGCCGAAGGCTCTCTGGATTTTGAAGAAAAACTGATTTTTGCCGGAGAATCTCCGCTCAATCTTTATCTTGTCACTGCATTCGGACTCTCTGTTACCGGTAAATTTAAAATTGCCGGCAGCGCCGAAATGAAATTCTTTGATACCAGACCAATGAACAATCTTGTCGCCGGTCTTGGAGCAAGAATTAATACACTCGACCTGCACAGCTACGGCCTGCCCGCAAGACTTGAATGCGGCGGTCGCATGGCTTCAACTCTTACTATAGATGATAATACAGATCCTCTTTTTGCTGCGGCACTTACCCTCGCCGCATGGACATATCCTCAGGGTCTGACTCTGAAATTCGACAGTGAATGGAAAGGCAAATCTCAGCTCAGCTCTGCTGTAGAGGTTCTGAATACCTGTGGGGTAAACGCAACTCTTACCGATTCAGAAGTAAAAGTTCCGCACTGCGATTCAATCAATTTCCCCACAAGCCCTGAAATTGGTCTTGACCCTGAAATCTGCTCTGCAATTCTGGCTATTCCCGCTTTCTGTGAAGGTGAAGTCAGACTGAACGGTGTATGGCCTTCAAATACAGAAGCTCAGTCAATTCTCGATACCCTGAAAACTTCCGGCCTCAACATCACCGTTGATAACAATGCCATTACAGCTACAGCCGGTGAATTGGCAGAAGATCTTTACTTCGACTGTCTGGGTAAATCGGAACTTTTCCCCATCGAACTTGCTTTAGCTGTAAATTCGGGAAAAGAAACCACAATATCCGCCCCTGAAGATAAAACCATATTCGAGCATGGAATCAATCTGCTCGAACACATGGGAATAAAATATCTTAATACTGAAAACGGACTTGCCATCAGACCGGGAAGACTCATCTGGGATTCCCCGTGGACTGCTCCAAGCCCCTTCTTTGGCATGGCTTTAGGCCTTCTGGCATGGATAAGACCCGGCATTGCTATTGACAATCCGGGTGAAATTTCATCCCATTGGCCCCGCTTCTGGAATCTTTACAACAGCTTGCCTGAAGTAACATCACTTATTCCGCCGAAAAGGGAGAAACAGGATGACCCCAAATCAAACAGAAAGCGTGTCAGAATCGACTGA